A genome region from Geoalkalibacter ferrihydriticus DSM 17813 includes the following:
- a CDS encoding FKBP-type peptidyl-prolyl cis-trans isomerase produces MNKSCILLLCFLLMVAVSAGAVQNPPLDSNTDRFSYALGQQLGRDLKMGGVAVTPELIADGVRDALAGTSRMGDEEMELAMEEMQREMMMRHMAMQEQMGRENLEKGKAFLAENAKKKDVKTTASGLQYQVITAGSGKSPGPDSTVTVHYRGTLVDGTEFDSSYGREPVTFPVSGVIPGWTEALQLMKEGAKWKIFLPAELAYGEQGAGQVIGPNQTLIFDVELLSVN; encoded by the coding sequence ATGAATAAATCATGTATTCTGCTGCTTTGCTTTTTGCTTATGGTCGCTGTGTCGGCGGGCGCCGTACAGAATCCGCCCCTGGATTCGAACACCGATCGGTTTTCCTATGCCCTGGGTCAACAACTTGGGCGGGATCTGAAAATGGGCGGTGTGGCTGTGACTCCCGAGTTGATCGCTGACGGCGTTCGTGATGCCCTGGCCGGAACCTCGCGCATGGGCGACGAGGAAATGGAGCTTGCCATGGAAGAGATGCAGCGCGAGATGATGATGCGGCATATGGCGATGCAGGAGCAAATGGGTCGTGAAAACCTTGAAAAGGGTAAGGCTTTTTTGGCGGAAAATGCCAAGAAAAAGGACGTTAAAACCACCGCCAGCGGTCTGCAGTATCAGGTAATCACAGCAGGCTCGGGCAAATCACCCGGCCCTGATAGTACCGTCACCGTGCATTATCGTGGCACCTTGGTCGACGGCACGGAATTCGACAGTTCCTACGGCCGCGAGCCTGTTACCTTTCCTGTTTCCGGGGTGATCCCCGGTTGGACCGAAGCCCTGCAGTTGATGAAAGAGGGCGCCAAGTGGAAAATTTTTCTCCCGGCCGAACTCGCTTACGGCGAGCAGGGTGCCGGGCAGGTCATCGGACCTAATCAAACCCTGATTTTTGACGTCGAACTGCTTTCGGTAAACTAG
- a CDS encoding sigma-54-dependent transcriptional regulator: protein MRDEARILVVDDESVIREGIRRILENNKYRVDVAASGQVAVERLQEDDFDIVVTDLKMPGMSGMEVLKAIRILQPDVPVIIITGYSTVDTAVEAMKNGAFDYLAKPFTPDQILGIVEKALGQRAMLLENFYLKKELKDRHGFDSFVGESKAMQKVYRRIIQVAPTDSTVMITGESGTGKELVARAVHRNSPRKDQAFVAVDCTSLAETLLESELFGHVKGSFTGAVQTKTGLFKVADGGTLFLDEVSNISLTTQAKLLRVLQEREVTPIGGTKPVPIDIRLVAATNRSLKEMVSEGLFREDLFFRLNIIPVDLPPLRERLGDLPILVGHFLQKFSREMGKEIRGMTPAAMACIERHSFPGNVRELENVIERAVVLAADDLIEEDDLELPSAAGEDDQLFCHFVPRTADELKETKRHVREQAVAPVERAFVLDALKRNDWNITRAAEEVGMLRPNFQALLKKQGISVREHSANS from the coding sequence ATGAGGGATGAGGCGCGCATTCTGGTGGTTGACGACGAGAGCGTGATACGCGAGGGTATTCGGCGCATTCTCGAAAACAACAAGTATCGGGTCGATGTAGCGGCCAGCGGTCAGGTTGCCGTTGAGCGTCTGCAGGAGGATGATTTTGACATCGTCGTTACCGACCTGAAAATGCCCGGCATGAGCGGCATGGAGGTTCTCAAGGCCATCCGGATCCTGCAGCCCGACGTGCCGGTGATCATCATCACCGGCTATTCGACCGTCGATACCGCTGTCGAGGCCATGAAGAACGGCGCCTTCGACTATCTCGCCAAGCCCTTCACGCCTGACCAGATCCTCGGCATCGTCGAAAAAGCCCTCGGGCAGCGGGCGATGCTTCTAGAAAATTTCTATCTCAAGAAGGAACTCAAAGACCGTCACGGCTTTGATTCCTTCGTTGGTGAAAGCAAGGCGATGCAGAAGGTGTATCGTCGTATTATTCAGGTCGCGCCCACCGATAGCACCGTCATGATCACCGGCGAAAGCGGCACCGGTAAGGAATTGGTCGCCCGGGCGGTCCATCGCAACAGCCCGCGCAAAGATCAGGCGTTTGTTGCCGTTGACTGCACGTCTCTGGCGGAAACTCTGCTGGAGAGTGAACTTTTCGGCCATGTCAAGGGATCATTCACCGGGGCCGTACAGACCAAAACCGGCTTGTTTAAAGTCGCGGATGGCGGCACCTTGTTTCTCGATGAAGTATCCAATATCAGCCTCACCACTCAGGCCAAATTGTTGCGGGTCTTGCAGGAACGCGAAGTGACGCCCATCGGTGGCACCAAGCCGGTACCCATTGATATTCGCCTGGTCGCGGCGACCAATCGAAGCCTCAAGGAGATGGTCAGCGAGGGCCTGTTCCGTGAAGACCTGTTTTTTCGTCTCAATATCATCCCCGTCGATTTGCCGCCTCTGAGAGAGCGTCTTGGGGACCTGCCGATCCTCGTCGGTCATTTTCTGCAAAAATTCTCGCGGGAAATGGGGAAGGAGATTCGCGGAATGACTCCGGCGGCCATGGCGTGTATCGAGCGTCATTCTTTTCCCGGCAATGTGCGCGAGTTGGAAAACGTCATCGAGCGTGCGGTGGTGCTGGCGGCAGATGACCTGATCGAAGAGGACGACCTGGAGCTGCCGTCCGCCGCGGGCGAAGATGACCAATTGTTTTGTCATTTTGTTCCGCGCACGGCCGATGAACTCAAGGAAACCAAACGTCATGTGCGTGAGCAGGCCGTGGCGCCTGTTGAGCGAGCGTTCGTGCTCGACGCTCTCAAACGCAACGATTGGAATATCACGCGGGCCGCCGAAGAAGTCGGCATGCTGCGCCCCAACTTTCAGGCCTTGCTGAAAAAGCAGGGTATCTCGGTGCGTGAGCATTCCGCAAATTCATAA
- a CDS encoding ATP-binding protein gives MRVNLITKVTLVTGVVLLVAMVLFAFINVTTLKKIFLEEAIHDVDNLSETLIRSTHYQMLEDDRKRVYQMIQEVGTQRGIEHIRLINKDGEITFSTERAEIGTILDKNTEGCNVCHAEDTPLIHASSMNRSRIFADRDGKEVLGMARAIYNQESCATADCHFHPPDLSMVGILDVIVSLDGMHMQTATYRNNIIVLTLMLLLIVASCLTLVTQRFITNPLSKLLHHTQRIAQGDWSPVELKSHDEFGKLAGAFNDMTHNLKQAQDELAQWGSQLEAKVEERTHEIKNMQSRLIRSEKVASLGELVAGIAHELNNPLTGVLMFSSMIAEDPRLDPALKPDFDTIIHETQRCAEIVRGLLDFARESVPQKSHCAVEQVLEQTLILVSHHSSFHDIRVERDYGSPPQILADPNQLEQVFMNLLINASQAMENGGTLKIKTGTLNRDAQVFVKISDSGCGIAEENLTKIFDPFFSTKGHKGTGLGLSVSYGIIENHGGKIEVQSRMGEGTTFTVLLPASFEQKKQRAESGLAATA, from the coding sequence GTGCGCGTCAATCTCATCACCAAGGTGACCTTGGTCACGGGTGTCGTCCTGCTGGTGGCGATGGTGCTGTTCGCATTTATCAACGTCACGACACTCAAAAAGATCTTTCTTGAAGAAGCCATTCACGATGTCGACAATCTCAGCGAAACCCTCATCCGCTCAACGCACTACCAAATGCTAGAAGATGACCGCAAACGCGTCTACCAGATGATTCAGGAGGTCGGTACGCAGCGGGGCATCGAGCATATTCGCCTGATCAACAAGGATGGGGAAATCACCTTTTCAACGGAGCGCGCCGAAATCGGCACGATTCTCGACAAAAACACCGAAGGCTGCAATGTTTGTCACGCCGAAGACACGCCCCTGATCCACGCTTCCTCCATGAACCGCAGTCGCATTTTCGCAGATCGCGACGGCAAGGAGGTGCTCGGCATGGCCAGGGCCATCTATAACCAGGAAAGCTGCGCCACCGCCGACTGCCATTTCCATCCCCCCGACCTCAGCATGGTCGGCATTCTCGACGTCATCGTTTCCCTCGACGGCATGCATATGCAAACCGCCACCTATCGCAACAACATCATCGTGCTGACCCTGATGCTCTTGCTGATTGTGGCGTCCTGCCTGACCCTGGTGACACAGAGGTTCATCACCAACCCACTCAGCAAACTACTCCACCATACCCAGAGGATCGCCCAGGGCGATTGGTCGCCTGTCGAGCTGAAGTCTCATGATGAATTCGGCAAGTTGGCCGGCGCCTTCAATGATATGACTCACAACCTCAAGCAGGCCCAGGACGAATTGGCCCAGTGGGGCTCTCAGCTCGAGGCCAAGGTTGAGGAACGCACCCATGAAATCAAGAACATGCAGTCACGCCTTATTCGTTCGGAAAAAGTTGCATCCCTTGGTGAATTGGTGGCCGGCATCGCTCATGAACTGAACAATCCTTTGACCGGGGTACTCATGTTTTCCTCGATGATCGCCGAGGATCCGCGACTGGACCCCGCCCTTAAACCCGATTTCGACACCATTATCCACGAAACCCAGCGGTGCGCCGAAATCGTGCGCGGCCTGCTTGATTTCGCCCGCGAAAGCGTGCCCCAAAAATCGCACTGCGCGGTGGAACAGGTTCTCGAGCAAACCCTGATTCTGGTATCTCACCATAGCTCCTTCCACGATATCCGCGTGGAGCGCGACTACGGTTCCCCCCCCCAGATTCTGGCCGACCCCAACCAACTTGAACAAGTATTCATGAACCTTCTCATAAACGCCAGCCAAGCCATGGAAAACGGCGGAACGCTGAAGATCAAAACAGGAACCCTGAACCGGGATGCGCAGGTGTTTGTAAAAATCAGCGACAGCGGCTGTGGGATTGCGGAGGAAAATCTCACCAAAATCTTTGATCCGTTTTTTTCCACCAAGGGTCACAAGGGAACAGGACTGGGATTGTCCGTATCCTACGGCATCATCGAAAACCACGGTGGAAAAATCGAGGTGCAAAGCCGCATGGGGGAAGGCACCACCTTCACCGTTCTGCTGCCGGCCAGCTTTGAGCAGAAAAAACAGCGTGCCGAAAGCGGCCTGGCCGCCACCGCCTGA
- a CDS encoding 4Fe-4S binding protein translates to MSTEAVIHPKYQMVSQRRVLQWVLLPIMLITIALGWKYPLLGFSVAAAMATGMVGGVIRGRYVCGNLCPRGAFFDRIIAPLAPRGKVPAFMRGMPFRLVVLAALMGFMVWRIAQNPGDLNHWGFVFWTMCAVTTAVGLGLAFTLHPRAWCAICPMGTMQNLLGGHKLRLQIAASCRSCGKCETACPMNLSIAADKRLGALQDRDCLKCPECIAACPASALKWPEAKS, encoded by the coding sequence GTGTCTACAGAAGCCGTCATTCACCCAAAATACCAGATGGTCTCCCAGCGTCGGGTACTGCAATGGGTGCTGCTGCCCATCATGCTGATCACCATTGCTCTGGGCTGGAAATATCCGCTGCTGGGCTTTAGCGTCGCGGCCGCCATGGCGACCGGTATGGTTGGCGGGGTCATCCGCGGGCGCTATGTGTGCGGCAACCTCTGTCCACGCGGCGCATTCTTCGATCGAATAATCGCCCCCCTTGCTCCGCGCGGCAAGGTTCCCGCGTTCATGCGCGGGATGCCCTTTCGGCTGGTGGTTCTCGCCGCGCTGATGGGGTTCATGGTGTGGCGCATTGCGCAGAATCCCGGCGATCTCAACCACTGGGGGTTTGTTTTCTGGACCATGTGCGCGGTGACCACCGCTGTCGGCCTGGGTCTAGCTTTCACCCTGCATCCCCGTGCCTGGTGCGCCATCTGTCCCATGGGCACCATGCAGAACCTGCTTGGCGGGCATAAACTGCGCCTGCAGATTGCCGCGTCCTGCCGCTCCTGCGGCAAGTGCGAAACGGCTTGCCCCATGAATCTGTCCATTGCCGCAGACAAACGGCTGGGCGCTCTCCAGGATCGAGATTGCCTCAAGTGTCCCGAATGCATTGCCGCCTGTCCGGCCAGTGCGCTGAAATGGCCGGAAGCCAAAAGCTAA
- a CDS encoding cytochrome b/b6 domain-containing protein, which translates to MKHKQKIYLTPTPVRIWHWLNAFGFLALIFSGAQIRYPEYVNFFGSYKAAIRLHDTAGIVVSISFCLWLIYYLIVARSLLKLYLPTKEDLRLGLFRQGLFYFFNYFRGKPNPHVTTPENKFNPLQKSAYVIIMMVLVPLVILSGLLLMNIELLRPVVLFLGGVKFVAGAHFLLACALIAFLFTHVYLATLGHTPFAHFKPMWTGWEEHEDATGKDDAPGSQAKPAARTEPKQH; encoded by the coding sequence ATGAAGCATAAACAAAAAATTTATCTGACGCCAACGCCGGTGCGCATCTGGCACTGGCTCAACGCGTTCGGCTTTCTCGCGCTGATCTTCAGTGGCGCCCAGATTCGCTATCCTGAATACGTTAACTTCTTCGGCAGTTACAAGGCTGCCATCAGACTGCATGACACCGCCGGCATCGTGGTGTCCATTTCTTTCTGCCTGTGGTTGATTTATTACCTGATCGTGGCGCGCAGTCTTCTGAAACTCTACCTCCCCACCAAGGAAGATTTACGTCTTGGGCTCTTCAGGCAGGGCCTGTTCTATTTTTTCAATTATTTCCGCGGAAAACCCAATCCCCACGTCACGACGCCGGAAAACAAATTCAACCCCTTGCAGAAATCCGCCTATGTAATCATCATGATGGTGCTGGTGCCACTGGTGATACTCTCCGGCTTGCTGCTGATGAATATCGAGCTGTTGCGCCCTGTCGTGTTGTTTCTGGGTGGAGTGAAATTCGTCGCGGGCGCCCACTTTTTGTTGGCCTGCGCGCTTATCGCCTTTTTATTCACTCACGTCTACCTGGCGACCCTCGGACACACCCCTTTTGCCCACTTCAAACCCATGTGGACGGGATGGGAGGAGCACGAGGACGCTACAGGGAAAGACGATGCTCCGGGCAGCCAGGCAAAGCCCGCAGCGCGCACCGAGCCAAAACAGCACTGA
- a CDS encoding HAMP domain-containing protein, with amino-acid sequence MSTLKTIVSRALVPVGLTVTGFVIVCSILLYSFVKQDLIQDTIQREIQLADIIVKATRYSMLKDDRESLRQTINDIGGQKGVEHVRIFNKRGVIMFSAHEEEVLQMLDKEVAGCIECHAGEVPAVHLGPMDQAREFKNEQGKPVIAITAAVYNEPSCYTGACHVHSPDEQILGTLDIGMSQAPLLQSLATLRIRLIIFCLMVMVLTVGGVIALLRRNVLLPVRQLVYFADRISDGDLKAQEPEGTEEVASLAANFKRLAQDRHQCDVKLEELQKRIDDLTREIKARENASKSL; translated from the coding sequence GTGAGCACTCTAAAAACCATTGTCTCAAGGGCCCTGGTGCCGGTCGGCCTGACCGTCACCGGGTTCGTCATAGTCTGCAGCATCCTTCTGTACTCGTTCGTCAAGCAAGACCTGATTCAGGACACCATTCAGCGCGAAATCCAGCTCGCCGATATCATTGTCAAGGCAACGCGCTATTCCATGCTCAAGGATGACCGCGAATCCCTGCGCCAAACCATCAACGATATCGGTGGGCAAAAAGGCGTCGAACACGTACGCATTTTCAATAAACGCGGTGTGATCATGTTCTCCGCCCACGAGGAGGAAGTCTTACAGATGCTGGACAAGGAAGTCGCCGGCTGCATCGAGTGCCATGCCGGCGAAGTTCCAGCTGTACACCTCGGCCCCATGGACCAGGCGCGTGAATTCAAAAACGAGCAAGGCAAGCCGGTTATCGCCATCACCGCCGCCGTTTACAACGAGCCAAGCTGCTACACCGGAGCCTGCCATGTACACTCGCCCGATGAACAGATTCTCGGCACCCTTGACATCGGCATGTCCCAGGCGCCCCTACTGCAATCCCTGGCCACCTTGCGCATCCGCCTGATCATCTTCTGCCTGATGGTCATGGTCCTCACCGTGGGCGGCGTCATTGCCTTGCTGCGGCGCAACGTCTTGCTGCCGGTGCGCCAGTTGGTGTATTTTGCCGACAGGATCAGCGACGGCGACCTGAAGGCTCAGGAACCCGAAGGTACCGAGGAAGTGGCAAGCCTGGCCGCCAATTTTAAGCGCCTCGCTCAAGACCGCCACCAATGCGATGTCAAACTGGAGGAACTGCAGAAGAGAATCGACGACCTGACGCGCGAGATCAAGGCGCGGGAAAACGCCTCCAAAAGCCTGTAA
- a CDS encoding cytochrome c3 family protein, whose amino-acid sequence MKKFVVIALVVLFAAATGIAAQKAQDIYTYEARNGNVTFDHVKHIEYEDGTCVACHGEGEPGAIAIDRDSAHGASCKDCHDQKGGPTRCGECHIR is encoded by the coding sequence ATGAAGAAGTTCGTCGTGATTGCCCTGGTCGTCCTCTTTGCCGCTGCCACCGGCATTGCCGCCCAGAAAGCCCAGGATATCTACACCTACGAAGCCCGCAATGGCAACGTAACCTTTGACCATGTGAAGCACATCGAATATGAAGATGGTACCTGCGTTGCCTGCCATGGCGAAGGCGAGCCCGGCGCCATCGCTATCGATCGCGACTCCGCTCATGGCGCGTCCTGCAAAGACTGCCACGACCAGAAAGGCGGCCCCACCCGCTGCGGCGAGTGCCACATCCGCTAA